The DNA sequence GTTTTAGATGCAGCTATTACATCATCGATTCTTAATATCATTGTTGCAGCTTCACTTGCAGATTTAATAACTTGCATTTTAACAGCTAAAGGTTCATAAATATCAAATTTGCTCATATCAGCAACTTTACCTGAAAAAACATCTATTCCCGCCCATTTTTCTCCTTTATCATGTTTAGCTCTTAACTCTGTAATTATATCTATTGGATCTAAACCAGCGTTTTCAGCTAAAGTCATTGGAATAGATTCTAGTGCTTCAGCGAAAGCTAAAACAGCTAATTGTTCTTTTCCAGCTAGCTTCTCCGCATACTGTCTTAATCTTCTAGCGACTTCAGCTTCAGGTGCTCCACCACCAGCTACAATCCTCGGATCTCTAACTACATCTCTAACAACGCATAAAGCATCGTGAATAGCTCGTTCAGCTTCATTAACTATTCTTTCAGCTCCTCCACGTACTAGAATAGTAACAGATTTTGGATTTTTGCATCCTTCAACAAAAGTCATTTTATCATCTGCAACTTTTCTTTCTTCGACAAGTTTAGCGAAGCCTAAATCATTTGGAGTTAAATCATCAAGATTTGTTATTATTTTACCTCCGGTAGCTTTAGCAAGCTTTTCCATATCTGACTCTTTAGCTCTTCTAACAGCTAAAATACCTTTTTTAGCTAGGAAATGTTGCGCCATATCGTCTATGCCTTTTTGACAAATGACTACGTTAGCTCCAGCTTTAGCAATTTTCTCAACCATTTCTTGAAGCATTCTTTCTTCTTCTTTAAGGAAAGCATCCATTTGCTCAGGTGTCTCTATGTTTATTTTAGCATCCATCTCAGTTTTCTCAATTTCTAAAGGACAATTAAGTAAAGCTATTTTAGCATTCTCCACTCTTTTAGGCATTCCTGGATGAACAACTTCTTTATCTAATACAATCCCCCTAACTAATTTTGTATCTATTAATGATTCTCCAGCTTTCTTTTCAACTTTTACATCATCAATATCAACTTTATAGCCTTCTGGAGTTTTCTCAGCTACTTGAAGAATAGCATCCACGGTTAAATCAGCTATATAATCTTTGTACTCTGAAAGTAACTTGCTAGCTACGGCTACTTTAGCTATCTTCTTTAAAACTTCTTTATCTACTGGATCTACTTTAA is a window from the Candidatus Bathyarchaeota archaeon genome containing:
- a CDS encoding TCP-1/cpn60 chaperonin family protein, which encodes DVTITNDGATILDEIDVQHPAAKMMVEVAKTQDDEVGDGTTTAVVLAGELLTKAEELIDKDVHPTVIVDGYRVAAEKALKSLEEIAIKVDPVDKEVLKKIAKVAVASKLLSEYKDYIADLTVDAILQVAEKTPEGYKVDIDDVKVEKKAGESLIDTKLVRGIVLDKEVVHPGMPKRVENAKIALLNCPLEIEKTEMDAKINIETPEQMDAFLKEEERMLQEMVEKIAKAGANVVICQKGIDDMAQHFLAKKGILAVRRAKESDMEKLAKATGGKIITNLDDLTPNDLGFAKLVEERKVADDKMTFVEGCKNPKSVTILVRGGAERIVNEAERAIHDALCVVRDVVRDPRIVAGGGAPEAEVARRLRQYAEKLAGKEQLAVLAFAEALESIPMTLAENAGLDPIDIITELRAKHDKGEKWAGIDVFSGKVADMSKFDIYEPLAVKMQVIKSASEAATMILRIDDVIAASKTKEEKGPSKGPEESGEELGET